The following are encoded in a window of Spea bombifrons isolate aSpeBom1 chromosome 2, aSpeBom1.2.pri, whole genome shotgun sequence genomic DNA:
- the POU3F3 gene encoding POU domain, class 3, transcription factor 3 — MATAASNPYLPSNSILSPGSIVHSDSGGGGGMQPGSAAVTSVSGGYRGDPTVKMVQSDFMQGAMAASNGGHMLSHAHQWVTALPHAAAAAAAAAAAAAEAGSPWSTSPVGMTGSPQHPQQQQDVKGGAGRDELHPGAALHHRPPHLGPHQGHPGGWGAAAASHIQSMTGGSQQQQQQQQQQQQQALLYSQSGAFTVNGMLSPPPGSQSLVHPGLVRGDTPELGEHPGHHHHHHHQQHQQHHQQQQHHTGVNSHDPHSDEDTPTSDDLEQFAKQFKQRRIKLGFTQADVGLALGTLYGNVFSQTTICRFEALQLSFKNMCKLKPLLNKWLEEADSSTGSPTSIDKIAAQGRKRKKRTSIEVSVKGALESHFLKCPKPSAQEITNLADSLQLEKEVVRVWFCNRRQKEKRMTPPGIQQQTPDDVYSQVGNVGADTPPPHHGMQTSVQ; from the coding sequence ATGGCCACGGCTGCTTCTAACCCCTACCTCCCCAGCAATAGCATCCTGTCTCCCGGCTCCATCGTGCACTCGGACTCAGGGGGCGGTGGGGGGATGCAGCCGGGCAGCGCAGCCGTCACCTCGGTGTCAGGAGGCTACCGGGGGGACCCCACGGTGAAGATGGTGCAGAGCGACTTCATGCAGGGCGCCATGGCTGCCAGCAACGGAGGACACATGCTGAGCCACGCACACCAGTGGGTCACGGCGCTGCCACatgcggcggcagcggcggcggcagcagctgcagcggcGGCGGAGGCAGGCTCGCCCTGGTCTACTAGCCCCGTAGGAATGACGGGTAGCCCGCAGCACCCTCAGCAGCAGCAGGACGTGAAGGGGGGAGCGGGGAGGGACGAACTGCACCCGGGGGCCGCCCTGCACCACCGGCCGCCTCACCTAGGACCGCATCAAGGACACCCGGGAGGCTGGGGGGCAGCGGCCGCTTCTCACATTCAGTCCATGACTGGGGGGtcacaacagcagcagcagcaacaacaacagcaacaacagcaagcCCTGCTTTACTCCCAGTCCGGGGCATTCACTGTGAACGGTATGCTGAGCCCACCCCCGGGGAGTCAGAGCCTGGTACACCCGGGACTGGTGAGGGGAGACACACCGGAGCTGGGGGAGCACCctggtcatcatcatcatcaccaccaccagcagcatcagcagcaccaccaacagcagcagcacCACACAGGGGTGAACAGCCACGATCCCCATTCAGACGAGGACACCCCGACCTCGGATGACCTGGAACAGTTTGCCAAGCAGTTCAAGCAAAGGAGAATAAAGCTAGGCTTCACCCAGGCGGACGTGGGCCTGGCCCTAGGCACTCTCTATGGCAACGTCTTCTCCCAGACCACCATCTGCAGGTTCGAGGCGCTGCAGCTTAGCTTCAAGAACATGTGCAAGCTGAAGCCTCTGCTCAACAAGTGGCTGGAGGAGGCCGACTCTTCCACGGGCAGTCCCACCAGCATTGACAAAATAGCAGCCCAGGGTAGGAAAAGGAAGAAGAGGACCTCCATCGAGGTGAGCGTCAAAGGGGCACTGGAGAGCCATTTCCTCAAATGCCCCAAGCCATCGGCTCAGGAGATCACCAACCTTGCGGACAGTTTGCAACTGGAGAAGGAGGTGGTCAGGGTCTGGTTTTGCAACCGTaggcagaaggagaagaggatgaCCCCACCAGGGATCCAACAACAGACGCCAGATGATGTCTACTCCCAGGTGGGCAACGTGGGGGCTGACACGCCGCCCCCTCACCACGGGATGCAAACTAGTGTGCAATGA